The following proteins are encoded in a genomic region of Amia ocellicauda isolate fAmiCal2 chromosome 6, fAmiCal2.hap1, whole genome shotgun sequence:
- the LOC136751087 gene encoding serine-rich adhesin for platelets-like isoform X1 yields MASPTQRGSQRMDSDTAAEMTSVPSPSTTSEDTDLLLKGVEHCSEASICPPDHLEEPHGLDTWLSRPLLQKASSQDSVVFLDWEGGLRESEHTPSQGNHFLRSRTGTPRGCSSVLGRSQSLGSVVASGSSPAKTDKSSGDVVEDLIGDELFFTPKVNLLTDAPGFKPSVKGDAHNNRPLQAEHDLRSSGSSRPAALLDERESSPPSAESLPTVSPSTNLRKLLSAQIESAALLLSSSPAGSQTQSLSTHSSSSDSTAGSEVCSPGHSQSGQSGETLSAGHDPQDTEQLLQNMLAQRQQDITRAQEEKKTLEGQGRSWEREADKLAFNPAAPSVLQRQITDLKSHINDLQEANENSVHELARADEEISQLKSEMAKLRLQYEDRLHDALHRPASSPDKIIKSQNGVLPTRRSEGAPLHSGCHGTSVDSSGEISQLRSEARKLREANHRLHEENHWLKEELWDMRRQHEQLLRTILGGKTTPRDKARWKLGPNLELGGGLGTLTTQLAHSTRLSSPNRRTRKGMPSSECGTGEGHPHSWRERERWHSGDSSSPESLDSESTDFLLAGFNKSPPASKQVAFTEGTVDDSDELSDNDGPALRQSKTQLRSTAISKAGPGTAVSDRATLGSQNKSRAQRGAVVLPRRPFAPRSVADLRVGHLVKFSRPGGKISQGTVKYMGNLPGRQDIYLGVELEGSEVGRHNGTFEGIRYFLCKPNKGVFVSFSKVIMGWE; encoded by the exons ATGGCATCCCCCACACAAAGAGGTTCTCAGAGAATGGACTCAGACACAGCAGCAGAGATGACCAGTGTGCCTTCACCCAGTACGACCTCAGAAGACACTGACCTTTTATTGAAGGGGGTAGAGCACTGCAGTGAGGCCAGCATCTGTCCACCAGATCATCTGGAAGAACCCCATGGCTTGGATACTTGGCTGTCTCGACCGTTACTTCAGAAGGCCTCCAGCCAGGACTCTGTGGTTTTTCTTGACTGGGAGGGTGGTTTGAGAGAGTCTGAACACACACCTTCCCAGGGTAACCACTTCCTGAGGAGTAGGACAGGAACGCCTAGGGGGTGTAGCAGTGTCCTGGGCCGCTCTCAGAGTCTGGGCAGTGTGGTCGCCAGTGGTAGCTCACCCGCAAAGACAGACAAGAGCTCTGGAGATGTTGTGGAGGACTTAATTGGTGATGAGCTGTTCTTCACACCAAAGGTGAATTTGTTAACAGATGCGCCTGGTTTCAAACCGTCTGTGAAAGGAGACGCTCACAACAACAGACCATTGCAGGCTGAGCACGATCTGAGGTCGTCGGGCAGCAGCAGGCCAGCTGCGCTGTTGGACGAGAGGGAAAGCAGCCCTCCTTCTGCGGAGTCCCTGCCCACAGTCAGCCCCAGCACTAACCTGAGGAAGCTGCTGAGCGCCCAGATTGAGAGCGCAGCCTTGctcctgtccagctctcctgcAGGCTCCCAGACCCAGTCTCTCTCCACACACAGCTCCAGTTCAGACAGCACTGCAGGGTCTGAGGTCTGCTCTCCAGGCCACAGCCAG AGCGGGCAGTCGGGGGAGACGCTCAGCGCTGGCCATGACCCTCAGGACACAGAGCAGCTGCTGCAGAACATGCTGGCCCAGCGACAGCAGGACATAACCAGGGCCCAAGAG GAAAAGAAAACTCTTGAAGGACAAGGAAGGAGCTGGGAGAGGGAAGCAGACAAACTGGCCTTCAACCCTGCCGCTCCATCGGTACTGCAGCGACAGATAA CTGACCTGAAGAGCCACATTAATGACTTGCAAGAGGCCAATGAGAACTCAGTCCATGAGCTGGCCCGGGCAGATGAGGAGATCTCCCAGCTGAAGAGCGAGATGGCCAAACTGAGACTGCAGTATGAGGACAGGCTTCATGATGCCCTGCACAGGCCTGCCTCATCCCCGGACAAGATAATCAAG AGTCAGAATGGTGTCCTACCCACGAGAAGGAGCGAAGGGGCGCCTTTGCATTCCGGCTGTCATGGAACCAGCGTGGATTCCAGCGGGGAGATCTCTCAGTTGCGCAGCGAAGCGCGGAAGCTCCGAGAAGCCAACCACCGGCTGCACGAGGAGAACCACTGGCTGAAGGAGGAACTGTGGGACATGAGGAGGCAGCACGAGCAGCTCCTGAGAACCATACTAGGTGGCAAGACTACACCAAGAGACAAAG CACGATGGAAACTTGGACCCAACTTGGAGCTCGGTGGGGGCCTGGGTACTCTAACAACACAGCTAGCTCATTCCACAAGACTGTCTTCTCCAAATCGCAG AACCAGGAAGGGAATGCCGAGCTCAGAGTGTGGGACAGGTGAAGGACACCCACACTCTTGGAGAG AGCGAGAGAGGTGGCACTCTGGAGACAGCAGCTCCCCCGAATCCCTGGACAGTGAGAGCACAGACTTCCTGCTAGCCGGCTTCAACAAGAGCCCCCCCGCCTCCAAACAGGTGGCCTTCACAG AAGGCACTGTGGATGACTCCGATGAGCTCAGTGACAATGACGGACCCGCCCTTAGGCAGAGCAAAACACAGCTGCGCTCTACTGCAATCTCGAAAGCAGGGCCAGGCACAGCAGTCAGCGACAGAGCGACCCTCGGCAGCCAGAACAAGAGCAG AGCCCAGCGGGGGGCGGTGGTTCTACCCAGACGTCCGTTTGCTCCGCGCAGCGTGGCAGACCTCAGGGTGGGCCACCTGGTGAAGTTCTCCCGGCCTGGGGGCAAGATCAGCCAGGGCACAGTGAAGTACATGGGCAACCTGCCCGGCCGGCAGGACATCTATCTGGGAGTGGAGCTGGAGGGCAGCGAGGTGGGCAGACACAATGGCACCTTCGAAGGGATCCGCTACTTCCTGTG CAAACCCAACAAAGGCGTGTTTGTCAGCTTCAGTAAAGTGATCATGGGCTGGGAATGA
- the LOC136751087 gene encoding serine-rich adhesin for platelets-like isoform X2, translated as MASPTQRGSQRMDSDTAAEMTSVPSPSTTSEDTDLLLKGVEHCSEASICPPDHLEEPHGLDTWLSRPLLQKASSQDSVVFLDWEGGLRESEHTPSQGNHFLRSRTGTPRGCSSVLGRSQSLGSVVASGSSPAKTDKSSGDVVEDLIGDELFFTPKVNLLTDAPGFKPSVKGDAHNNRPLQAEHDLRSSGSSRPAALLDERESSPPSAESLPTVSPSTNLRKLLSAQIESAALLLSSSPAGSQTQSLSTHSSSSDSTAGSEVCSPGHSQSGQSGETLSAGHDPQDTEQLLQNMLAQRQQDITRAQEEKKTLEGQGRSWEREADKLAFNPAAPSVLQRQITDLKSHINDLQEANENSVHELARADEEISQLKSEMAKLRLQYEDRLHDALHRPASSPDKIIKSQNGVLPTRRSEGAPLHSGCHGTSVDSSGEISQLRSEARKLREANHRLHEENHWLKEELWDMRRQHEQLLRTILGGKTTPRDKARWKLGPNLELGGGLGTLTTQLAHSTRLSSPNRRTRKGMPSSECGTGEGHPHSWRERERWHSGDSSSPESLDSESTDFLLAGFNKSPPASKQVAFTGTVDDSDELSDNDGPALRQSKTQLRSTAISKAGPGTAVSDRATLGSQNKSRAQRGAVVLPRRPFAPRSVADLRVGHLVKFSRPGGKISQGTVKYMGNLPGRQDIYLGVELEGSEVGRHNGTFEGIRYFLCKPNKGVFVSFSKVIMGWE; from the exons ATGGCATCCCCCACACAAAGAGGTTCTCAGAGAATGGACTCAGACACAGCAGCAGAGATGACCAGTGTGCCTTCACCCAGTACGACCTCAGAAGACACTGACCTTTTATTGAAGGGGGTAGAGCACTGCAGTGAGGCCAGCATCTGTCCACCAGATCATCTGGAAGAACCCCATGGCTTGGATACTTGGCTGTCTCGACCGTTACTTCAGAAGGCCTCCAGCCAGGACTCTGTGGTTTTTCTTGACTGGGAGGGTGGTTTGAGAGAGTCTGAACACACACCTTCCCAGGGTAACCACTTCCTGAGGAGTAGGACAGGAACGCCTAGGGGGTGTAGCAGTGTCCTGGGCCGCTCTCAGAGTCTGGGCAGTGTGGTCGCCAGTGGTAGCTCACCCGCAAAGACAGACAAGAGCTCTGGAGATGTTGTGGAGGACTTAATTGGTGATGAGCTGTTCTTCACACCAAAGGTGAATTTGTTAACAGATGCGCCTGGTTTCAAACCGTCTGTGAAAGGAGACGCTCACAACAACAGACCATTGCAGGCTGAGCACGATCTGAGGTCGTCGGGCAGCAGCAGGCCAGCTGCGCTGTTGGACGAGAGGGAAAGCAGCCCTCCTTCTGCGGAGTCCCTGCCCACAGTCAGCCCCAGCACTAACCTGAGGAAGCTGCTGAGCGCCCAGATTGAGAGCGCAGCCTTGctcctgtccagctctcctgcAGGCTCCCAGACCCAGTCTCTCTCCACACACAGCTCCAGTTCAGACAGCACTGCAGGGTCTGAGGTCTGCTCTCCAGGCCACAGCCAG AGCGGGCAGTCGGGGGAGACGCTCAGCGCTGGCCATGACCCTCAGGACACAGAGCAGCTGCTGCAGAACATGCTGGCCCAGCGACAGCAGGACATAACCAGGGCCCAAGAG GAAAAGAAAACTCTTGAAGGACAAGGAAGGAGCTGGGAGAGGGAAGCAGACAAACTGGCCTTCAACCCTGCCGCTCCATCGGTACTGCAGCGACAGATAA CTGACCTGAAGAGCCACATTAATGACTTGCAAGAGGCCAATGAGAACTCAGTCCATGAGCTGGCCCGGGCAGATGAGGAGATCTCCCAGCTGAAGAGCGAGATGGCCAAACTGAGACTGCAGTATGAGGACAGGCTTCATGATGCCCTGCACAGGCCTGCCTCATCCCCGGACAAGATAATCAAG AGTCAGAATGGTGTCCTACCCACGAGAAGGAGCGAAGGGGCGCCTTTGCATTCCGGCTGTCATGGAACCAGCGTGGATTCCAGCGGGGAGATCTCTCAGTTGCGCAGCGAAGCGCGGAAGCTCCGAGAAGCCAACCACCGGCTGCACGAGGAGAACCACTGGCTGAAGGAGGAACTGTGGGACATGAGGAGGCAGCACGAGCAGCTCCTGAGAACCATACTAGGTGGCAAGACTACACCAAGAGACAAAG CACGATGGAAACTTGGACCCAACTTGGAGCTCGGTGGGGGCCTGGGTACTCTAACAACACAGCTAGCTCATTCCACAAGACTGTCTTCTCCAAATCGCAG AACCAGGAAGGGAATGCCGAGCTCAGAGTGTGGGACAGGTGAAGGACACCCACACTCTTGGAGAG AGCGAGAGAGGTGGCACTCTGGAGACAGCAGCTCCCCCGAATCCCTGGACAGTGAGAGCACAGACTTCCTGCTAGCCGGCTTCAACAAGAGCCCCCCCGCCTCCAAACAGGTGGCCTTCACAG GCACTGTGGATGACTCCGATGAGCTCAGTGACAATGACGGACCCGCCCTTAGGCAGAGCAAAACACAGCTGCGCTCTACTGCAATCTCGAAAGCAGGGCCAGGCACAGCAGTCAGCGACAGAGCGACCCTCGGCAGCCAGAACAAGAGCAG AGCCCAGCGGGGGGCGGTGGTTCTACCCAGACGTCCGTTTGCTCCGCGCAGCGTGGCAGACCTCAGGGTGGGCCACCTGGTGAAGTTCTCCCGGCCTGGGGGCAAGATCAGCCAGGGCACAGTGAAGTACATGGGCAACCTGCCCGGCCGGCAGGACATCTATCTGGGAGTGGAGCTGGAGGGCAGCGAGGTGGGCAGACACAATGGCACCTTCGAAGGGATCCGCTACTTCCTGTG CAAACCCAACAAAGGCGTGTTTGTCAGCTTCAGTAAAGTGATCATGGGCTGGGAATGA
- the tab3 gene encoding TGF-beta-activated kinase 1 and MAP3K7-binding protein 3 isoform X2: MAQGSQQVDYQILHDLKQRFPEIPEGVVSQCMLQNNNNLELCCRVLSQESSKYLYGEYHSPEESRMSRNHMLHINLGIHSPTGYHHTGEGGKVNGGVRTLVHSSSDGHIDPQRSGGGGVGTKQHQMLSLLQEPHSAPAIVAPSPGYNPFFVNDQGRSAGTPPPAPSAMPGISPTYTPVPRYAMNPITVTLSQNIPSAPRALQIPGSLYATAGNAVYIHPASSQSPQTSPWHSPTAQCHMQPYNQQPPHALPVYQASPYQSPYSSKQVPQTAYRSPPPSQFPSPYSSPQHQIQQTSHVFMPISPPTMTSHPYHHQQQQQQQQQQQQQSYQQQPGQPVSYIPYLSSKGSLKNQIEITLEAPQRPHNRSSSPVMSQQQQQRGQNTLYISTNPSPSSPSRGMSGGQMSLTGQPQVASYHPGMYIHQGPPRPRPTSSPQPGVGGGVRVTQPGNSTYTFKIKVSPGRQVQPRHLESPTVETESLLNLVEQGEHPGAPQPIQPISALPGTITDRAASRFPRKSSSGCDDYAYTQALLLHQRARMERLVKELHLERQKLEKLKADVNDMEYDALQRRFRRVNASALIPQPEEMTRLRSLNRQLQIDIDCTMKEIDLLQSRGKFDPKAMSNFYDNIQPGPVVPPKPTRKDSPSTKTPSRGPQREEEFEGAQWNCESCTFLNHPALNRCEQCEMPRYT; encoded by the exons ATGGCGCAGGGCAGCCAGCAGGTGGACTATCAGATCCTGCATGACCTGAAACAGCGCTTCCCCGAGATCCCCGAGGGAGTGGTGTCTCAGTGCATGCTGCAG AACAACAACAATCTGGAGCTCTGTTGCCGAGTGCTGTCGCAGGAGAGCAGCAAGTACCTGTATGGGGAATACCACAGCCCAGAGGAGAGCAGGATGAGCCGGAACCACATGCTGCACATCAACCTTGGCATTCACTCTCCCACAGGGTACCACCACACCGGGGAAGGGGGCAAGGTTAATGGCGGGGTGCGGACGCTGGTGCACAGCTCAAGCGACGGGCACATCGACCCCCAGCGGAGCGGTGGAGGAGGCGTGGGGACGAAGCAGCACCAAATGCTGTCCCTGCTCCAGGAGCCGCACTCTGCTCCTGCCATTGTGGCCCCCTCTCCTGGCTACAACCCCTTCTTTGTGAACGACCAGGGCCGCTCAGCTGGCACGCCACCACCTGCTCCTTCAGCCATGCCGGGTATCTCACCCACCTACACCCCTGTTCCCCGGTATGCCATGAACCCCATCACGGTCACCTTGTCCCAGAACATCCCCTCTGCCCCCCGTGCATTGCAGATCCCTGGCTCCCTTTATGCCACTGCCGGCAATGCAGTTTACATCCACCCTGCCTCCTCCCAAAGCCCCCAGACCTCCCCCTGGCATTCCCCCACTGCTCAGTGCCACATGCAGCCCTACAACCAGCAGCCTCCTCATGCCCTGCCAGTCTACCAAGCCTCTCCCTACCAGTCCCCTTATTCCTCCAAGCAGGTCCCTCAGACAGCCTACcgctcccctcccccctcccaatTCCCCTCACCATACAGCTCCCCCCAGCACCAGATCCAGCAGACCTCCCATGTCTTCATGCCAATCAGCCCCCCAACAATGACATCCCACCCTTACcaccatcagcagcagcagcagcagcaacagcagcagcagcagcagagttaCCAACAGCAGCCTGGCCAACCCGTCTCCTACATCCCCTACCTGTCCTCTAAGGGCTCTCTAAAGAATCAAATCGAGATCACTCTGGAAGCCCCCCAGCGGCCTCACAATCGCAGCTCCTCTCCCGTTATgagccagcagcagcagcagcgaggTCAGAACACTCTGTACATCTCCACCAACCCGTCTCCCAGTTCTCCCTCAAGGGGCATGTCTGGAGGCCAAATGAGCTTGACGGGCCAGCCCCAGGTGGCATCCTACCATCCTGGCATGTACATCCACCAGGGCCCCCCTCGCCCCCGGCCCACTTCCTCTCCCCAGCCTGGTGTAGGCGGTGGGGTCCGGGTCACCCAGCCCGGGAACTCCACTTACACCTTCAAGATCAAAGTGTCGCCTGGCAGACAGGTCCAGCCACGGCACCTAGAGTCGCCCACGGTGGAGACGGAGAGCCTTCTGAACCTGGTGGAGCAGGGAGAGCACCCCGGCGCCCCCCAGCCCATCCAGCCCATCTCTGCTCTGCCCGGCACCATCACAGACCGAGCTGCCAGCCGCTTCCCCAGGAAGTCCAGCTCTGGCTGTGATGACTACGCCTACACTCAAG CCCTGCTCCTGCACCAGCGAGCCCGCATGGAGAGGCTGGTGAAGGAGCTGCACCTGGAGCGGCAAAAGCTGGAGAAACTGAAGGCAGATGTCAACGATATGGAGTATGACGCCCTGCAGCGCCGCTTCCGCAGGGTTAACGCCTCTGCCCTCATCCCACAG CCAGAGGAAATGACAAGACTAAGAAGCCTAAATCGACAGCTTCAGATCGACATAGACTGTACCATGAAAGAAATAGACCTCCTTCAGTCCAGAG gGAAGTTTGATCCAAAAGCCATGAGCAACTTCTATGACAACATACAGCCTGGTCCTGTGGTACCTCCCAAGCCCACAAGAAAAG ACAGCCCCAGCACCAAGACCCCCTCTCGAGGGCCGCAGAGGGAGGAGGAGTTCGAGGGCGCTCAGTGGAACTGCGAGAGCTGCACCTTCCTCAACCACCCGGCGCTGAACCGCTGTGAGCAGTGTGAAATGCCCCGCTACACCTGA
- the tab3 gene encoding TGF-beta-activated kinase 1 and MAP3K7-binding protein 3 isoform X1, with amino-acid sequence MAQGSQQVDYQILHDLKQRFPEIPEGVVSQCMLQNNNNLELCCRVLSQESSKYLYGEYHSPEESRMSRNHMLHINLGIHSPTGYHHTGEGGKVNGGVRTLVHSSSDGHIDPQRSGGGGVGTKQHQMLSLLQEPHSAPAIVAPSPGYNPFFVNDQGRSAGTPPPAPSAMPGISPTYTPVPRYAMNPITVTLSQNIPSAPRALQIPGSLYATAGNAVYIHPASSQSPQTSPWHSPTAQCHMQPYNQQPPHALPVYQASPYQSPYSSKQVPQTAYRSPPPSQFPSPYSSPQHQIQQTSHVFMPISPPTMTSHPYHHQQQQQQQQQQQQQSYQQQPGQPVSYIPYLSSKGSLKNQIEITLEAPQRPHNRSSSPVMSQQQQQRGQNTLYISTNPSPSSPSRGMSGGQMSLTGQPQVASYHPGMYIHQGPPRPRPTSSPQPGVGGGVRVTQPGNSTYTFKIKVSPGRQVQPRHLESPTVETESLLNLVEQGEHPGAPQPIQPISALPGTITDRAASRFPRKSSSGCDDYAYTQALLLHQRARMERLVKELHLERQKLEKLKADVNDMEYDALQRRFRRVNASALIPQPEEMTRLRSLNRQLQIDIDCTMKEIDLLQSRGKFDPKAMSNFYDNIQPGPVVPPKPTRKVDSPSTKTPSRGPQREEEFEGAQWNCESCTFLNHPALNRCEQCEMPRYT; translated from the exons ATGGCGCAGGGCAGCCAGCAGGTGGACTATCAGATCCTGCATGACCTGAAACAGCGCTTCCCCGAGATCCCCGAGGGAGTGGTGTCTCAGTGCATGCTGCAG AACAACAACAATCTGGAGCTCTGTTGCCGAGTGCTGTCGCAGGAGAGCAGCAAGTACCTGTATGGGGAATACCACAGCCCAGAGGAGAGCAGGATGAGCCGGAACCACATGCTGCACATCAACCTTGGCATTCACTCTCCCACAGGGTACCACCACACCGGGGAAGGGGGCAAGGTTAATGGCGGGGTGCGGACGCTGGTGCACAGCTCAAGCGACGGGCACATCGACCCCCAGCGGAGCGGTGGAGGAGGCGTGGGGACGAAGCAGCACCAAATGCTGTCCCTGCTCCAGGAGCCGCACTCTGCTCCTGCCATTGTGGCCCCCTCTCCTGGCTACAACCCCTTCTTTGTGAACGACCAGGGCCGCTCAGCTGGCACGCCACCACCTGCTCCTTCAGCCATGCCGGGTATCTCACCCACCTACACCCCTGTTCCCCGGTATGCCATGAACCCCATCACGGTCACCTTGTCCCAGAACATCCCCTCTGCCCCCCGTGCATTGCAGATCCCTGGCTCCCTTTATGCCACTGCCGGCAATGCAGTTTACATCCACCCTGCCTCCTCCCAAAGCCCCCAGACCTCCCCCTGGCATTCCCCCACTGCTCAGTGCCACATGCAGCCCTACAACCAGCAGCCTCCTCATGCCCTGCCAGTCTACCAAGCCTCTCCCTACCAGTCCCCTTATTCCTCCAAGCAGGTCCCTCAGACAGCCTACcgctcccctcccccctcccaatTCCCCTCACCATACAGCTCCCCCCAGCACCAGATCCAGCAGACCTCCCATGTCTTCATGCCAATCAGCCCCCCAACAATGACATCCCACCCTTACcaccatcagcagcagcagcagcagcaacagcagcagcagcagcagagttaCCAACAGCAGCCTGGCCAACCCGTCTCCTACATCCCCTACCTGTCCTCTAAGGGCTCTCTAAAGAATCAAATCGAGATCACTCTGGAAGCCCCCCAGCGGCCTCACAATCGCAGCTCCTCTCCCGTTATgagccagcagcagcagcagcgaggTCAGAACACTCTGTACATCTCCACCAACCCGTCTCCCAGTTCTCCCTCAAGGGGCATGTCTGGAGGCCAAATGAGCTTGACGGGCCAGCCCCAGGTGGCATCCTACCATCCTGGCATGTACATCCACCAGGGCCCCCCTCGCCCCCGGCCCACTTCCTCTCCCCAGCCTGGTGTAGGCGGTGGGGTCCGGGTCACCCAGCCCGGGAACTCCACTTACACCTTCAAGATCAAAGTGTCGCCTGGCAGACAGGTCCAGCCACGGCACCTAGAGTCGCCCACGGTGGAGACGGAGAGCCTTCTGAACCTGGTGGAGCAGGGAGAGCACCCCGGCGCCCCCCAGCCCATCCAGCCCATCTCTGCTCTGCCCGGCACCATCACAGACCGAGCTGCCAGCCGCTTCCCCAGGAAGTCCAGCTCTGGCTGTGATGACTACGCCTACACTCAAG CCCTGCTCCTGCACCAGCGAGCCCGCATGGAGAGGCTGGTGAAGGAGCTGCACCTGGAGCGGCAAAAGCTGGAGAAACTGAAGGCAGATGTCAACGATATGGAGTATGACGCCCTGCAGCGCCGCTTCCGCAGGGTTAACGCCTCTGCCCTCATCCCACAG CCAGAGGAAATGACAAGACTAAGAAGCCTAAATCGACAGCTTCAGATCGACATAGACTGTACCATGAAAGAAATAGACCTCCTTCAGTCCAGAG gGAAGTTTGATCCAAAAGCCATGAGCAACTTCTATGACAACATACAGCCTGGTCCTGTGGTACCTCCCAAGCCCACAAGAAAAG TAGACAGCCCCAGCACCAAGACCCCCTCTCGAGGGCCGCAGAGGGAGGAGGAGTTCGAGGGCGCTCAGTGGAACTGCGAGAGCTGCACCTTCCTCAACCACCCGGCGCTGAACCGCTGTGAGCAGTGTGAAATGCCCCGCTACACCTGA